The genomic region AGTTTACAGATTGGCCATGATAATTGAACTTTCGCAAGTGAATGTGCGGACAAATACCATTACACAGATAAAATCTCAAAGAAACAACTCAGAAAGTAAACCGAAAATGTGAGTCTTGAAAATATGTTCATATGCACTTCTAACCAACCAGTATTCATACTTCATAGGGGTGAAGTTTTTGTCTGAAATGATTAAGTAATCTACATTTGTGCACatgtaaaaatttaaaatacctTATTTGTAATGTGAGGAACGAAAACTTGTACTTGTGATAGTTACGTTTTCTTTTTCATCTaaactaaagtttttgtttCACGAAAAGTAATGTACGATCTTAAATGATTTTTAAAAGGGTATATTTGATGACATACAATCAAATAAGCGATTAAGGGTAGCGTTCTGCCATTTCTAAGTTGAACGTTCTCTTTATCAATTGTTGACCTTTTAGCTTGTATTAATATATGTTTATGATTTTCTGTAGCGTTCTGCCAAGTTACATGTTCCAAAGAGGGTGTTGAAACCAGCAATCAGTTTTACGTACATTGGAAAAATAGTGTTAGCTTTCGTTTTGATTTTTGTACTTGGTGCCATTTTCACGTTGGCTCTCGAGAACCTTCCTGGAATGATTTCTTTTATCGGTTCATATATGTAATTCTTTTTATTATCCTCTGAGCAATGTTAAAGATTATTAACTTATCTCAATCATTTTGTATCAAAGAAAtgagaaatgaaaaagaataaggAAAAATACTTTCCGATATGTATTGTCTCCAACATAATGTATGATGTGGCGCAAATAATTTTCTCTACACTTACCGCATGGCAGAGCCGAAAGGTAAGCTGAATTACTGAACATAAGTGTTTGTTTTGGTAAGTAGCAAACCGAGAAGATATCCAGGGGGTTCAGACTCCATATACCGAACTTTTAGAACCACATTCTACCCAGAACCAACCCTAAACCATGAACCAGACATGTGTTCGGCTGTTCTACTGCATGTGTAGGCTGAGTAACAAAACATTCGGTGGTTGCGGGCCAAACTTTCACAGTTAAGTTCATCAATCAGCTGCCGAATACTGAAACTTTATCGAAAATGTATTTTGCAGCTGCAACATGATGCATCTACAACAAGCAGTGGTGTTGCAATAGATAGCCTTTTGGACACCACAAGTGAATTCATCACTGATGAGGTAAAAGTTCTGTTTTGTTGTAACTTATTGGTGGTGTATGGTTGATTAGAACAAATATACATACTTTTGGCAGGTATTCAAGAGTCGAGAAGAATTGGTCAATTGGATTCGTGTACAAGGACGGAGTTGTGGTGTGGGGGTGGTCATCAAGAGGTCAGATGCTGCTGGAAAAAATAGATTACGACGAGCTAGAATTAATCTTTGCTGTGAGCATAGTGGATACTATACTAAGAAGTCTAACGTAGATTCAGATGGCCAACAAGCGATGAGTTTCAGTGCAGATATAGATCATCGGAAGAGAAAGCGCCCTAAGGCCACAGGTACGAAAAAGTGTGGTTGCCCGTTTTTATTGAAAGGTGTAAACGTTGGTCCCGGAGATGAGTGGAAACTTGAGGTTGTATGTGGGGTGCATAACCATCCTTTCGGAGGAGGGTGTCTTGATGGGCAGTCGCATGTAGGTACAGAAGAATATGTTGAATTTGAATGAGCTTAGCCAGATCAAATAAAACCCCTTTTGTTGCATCTTAATCACTGCTTAATTTGTCGTGGATGAGTTATTTATCCGACTGAAGAAATATCTTAAAAATGGGAATTGCGGATGTGCTCTCTCCATGCACTTAAGTTCGAAATCCTCCTCTTTGCATGAGTTATATTCTTATCGAACCTATCGGACAACCTAGCCAAATTTATCAGAGTTCCAATGAGCTTGAACAATCCGAATATgagccaatatttgggtcgaacTTTTCATTAAATACGACCTTAGGTGCATGGAGGGAGCACATCCGGTCTGAAAACGAAACAATGTATGGCATTGTGCAAGGAAAGAACATTTACAGACAGCAGATTAAACACAGAACATAGAGTACAATAACCATTTCCAGTATTATGGATGGACGGTTATGGCGGGTGGGTAACCGTAATTATTTACCAATAACCGTTTAAGCCTTTACCTGCTGGATAATTGTATAAATAGATATactcatacccataaccgtttattaaCGGTTAACTGTACCTAGGTAACCGTTTAGCAACATTGGTAGGGGTAGCATTGGCTTAATCTCCATGCATAAGAAAAACGATGGATGGATGTGTGCGGTAAACGTCGAGCCTTCTAAGCCACAGTGGTTGTAGCACCATGTCATGTGAAATACGCCTCTGCGATTTCTGGTACTCTCTTTCGGTTGGGTTGAATTTGTATCGAAAACTTGCTCGAATCGAGAACAGAGAGAAGAGGTAATGTATTCGAGCCTGTGTCCTAAGGAAGGAGAGTGGAAACTTTCATTATTGCACATTATTTACATTGCACGAACACGTCCAGCATCAAGAAGACAATAAGCTATCATACAatggactgatttcagtccttGCTATAACAAGATTACCAACAATACATAATCGGAGTCAAAAGCACGCAGTAGGACACTTCACGATCGCCAGATGACATAGTACACGATATAATGGACCAAGTTCGTTCTTGCATTTCCTGTACAAGTTGCATTTCCTGTACAAACTTACGCTACATAAGTTTCTGAGCTCCGAAAGATCTCATCAGCGTGAGCTACTGGCACGTAAACTGCATCCTCCAATGAGCTGTGTGATCGGCCATAAAATACGTAAACCACCACTCCTATTAGCAGCCATACAGCAACACGCGCCCAGGTGTCCGCtctgaaaacaaaacaatatacCAACAATTTTAAAGGAAAGAATATTTACAGACGACGGATTAGCCACAGTGCATTCAGCAGAAATCAATTCTGATAATATTGAAAGTGCTTTCCCGGTGAACACACAATACGAATTATCTCAATTCTGATAATATTATGCGACCAGCGTACAAGAACCATTTCTGGTATGTAGGATTTCCCTTTGATAcaaaaagtacaaaaataattttttttttttaaatgtgaaaAGCTATGAGAAGCGAAAAGGACAACGTAATTAACACTAAAATGGAACGGACTATTTAATTGGATAGTTACCCAAGATTTATCAGTAGGTAGACGTTGATGAGAATACAGATGATAGGTAGCAATGGGACAAATGGGCATAAGAAACCTGAAAGGAAACCAATAAATCATTGTTATTAAATAGTCAAATAGTACTTTCCTCAATGAACAATAACCTAACCATTTAATCCAACGCAACTAAACACGAGATGAAGATATTGTTGAACGTTTTAATTATTAGCTCGCTAAGCCTACAGTAACCAAATTAGAGAACCAGCCTCATGAGCTACTCTTTCGAGGAAAAGCTGACCACATCGACTACAGCTGATATCTATACGTATGTGTTTGTGTGTACTAGTAATATACACTTTACAAGTTCACTATTTACAGCTTGCGGACAAGGTTGCATCCCCTGAAGCCTTTTCAGTGATATTTGTAAAATAGTGAGCATACCTCCTGTGTGCCCAAAGGTGTGTCGTGCATCATCTTGATCAATACATGTGAGTACAATCAGACCTAACAAAAGAAGAATACCGCCACCTCCACAAAATGTATAGCGAAGAAAGCTGAAATTGAAACCaagaatatttttgttgaattaaTGAATAGAGAATTAAACTATATACCAAGAGAAGGTAAAACATAAAGCATAttgacataaataaaaaaatcataaccaaaaccataaatcTTGGCATATCAATTTTAGAATCTAGAATTTGTTTTTGCGGAtaaaaatgaatcaaatgcaGCCAGAAAAAAATATCATTCTCAGAATTAAGTCTAGGACTGAAATTCACCCACCTGGGAATGGCCAAATCTGAAGCTGAATATGTCAGGAGAAGCACGCCAACACATGTGAACATTATGGTCCAGCCAGCAATTTTACGCCTTTTAGCTTCACTTAGTGTGTCTGTAATAATTAACACAGCAAATACATATTTCAGAATCAGCCACATAACAGAAAAGTAGAGCAGAAACTATTCAGAATATAAGGTTGTTTCTGACACAAATATAAAGACACATATATCCCATTGTCATACATACTTTATAGACATGCATAGATACAAGGAAATATTCTCTTGCCCGACTGAGAATGTAGACTATTTATAAGGTTGTTTCTCGATTATGGCAACATAACTACGATAATAGGACATTTaggtgtatgtgtgtgtgctCGTGTGGTTCTGTATGACCCTTCTACTGTTGCAGTAGCTATATATAATGAAGTGAGAATACAAGACTATAAGGAACTTACAGTTAATAAGAGGCAGTTGCTTTTTTATCAGAGGAAGTTCAACCGTGATATTCACTTCCTCGAGTAGAGGTTTGGTAACACTAGTCTTAGGATCTTCAACATTGATCTCTTGAGAATTCCTTCCATGTCGTAACCACACTGAATCTATTGACTCCCGAAGAGATGAAGGCATAGGCAACTCATCTGGCGGAACATATCTGACTATCAGTACAGATATTGCTACCATAGTGAATGCAACAAGTGTACCCACACTAACCTGCACAACATAGGTACTATCTAAGTCAGTCTCCACATTTACATTCACTATCACAGAAAAAGGTCGATGTCAACTTAAATAAGGGTTAAACACATGGATTTCCATCTTAAGTTGAATTCCTTGAGTCATTATCATGaaccacaaaataaaatcctcaACGGTATCAGAATTTGTTAGAGGATATAAATATTATCAAGGATcaattattgtgaaaataaaagaaaaaacttcaAGGCTAGTTCACATGCAGTGGGAATCCCCCTTATAAAGCGAATGTCTGGTAAACCACAATTATAGCATTACAGTAAGAATACTCGCATGTCCTTTAGCATAACAAAGAGTAAATAAGTTATACAACTTATCAACAACAAAGCCAGACCTTTCCGTGAAGGTCAACTTACCATTCCTGCCAACTGTGAAACATCCATGAAGAAGGCCAAGACTGCACAACAAATCCCAGTTGCTATTGTACTCTTGACAGGAACCTGAGTTTTTTTACTAATATCTGCAAAAAATGGTGGCAGCAATCCATCTCTAGACATGGCCATCAGGATTCGTGGCTAAGAAACACAAGAAAATATCTTAATCAGTGTTACAGTACAGGTGTGTGGGGGATTCATGGACAATAAACAAGCTGACACAGCCTGAGACAATACACGATGCATCTCGAAAAGTAGGAGATAAATGGAAtattaaaaaagatcaaataaTACCTGAGGAAGAATAGAGCCCATCAATGTTGAGCAGAGAGCAGTAACAGCTCCAACAGTTATCACATACCTTCAAAACATAAGCAGGAAATTTAACTTAGTTGCCCAAAGACGAAAAGGCAATCCCCACAATATTTATTCACTTACGCTGCCCATTGCATCCCATGACTAGCAAATGCACTGGAAATTGGTGTATCAGGATCCATTGCATAATAAGGCACTAAACCAACTATGACCATCGAAACCAACATGTACAACGCACAGCAAATAGATAGTGCAGCACCAATACCAAGTGGCAAATCTCGTTGAGGATTCTTCACCTTTTGAAAAACATGAAGGCATAATTCAGATTCTACACAAGTTAAAACATTTCCACAAAACTTATAAGATTGATATTTCGGATGACATAACAAGAACCTGTTTACCTCTTCAGCAGTGCTGGCAACTGAATCAAAACCAATGTATGCAAAGAAGACAGTTGCAGACCCAGCAAGCATACCATTCACCCCAAAAGGAAAGTACCTTTTACATGAATAAATTGGAAggaaactcaaaatttatttttgaaaactaCATGAGTTGATATAGGAATAGGGATGAAAAATACCCAGTAGGAAGTTCATATCCAGTCCAGCCAGACTTGAAACCCAAATAAGTACCAGCTACTACAACAAATATCATTGCACATACATTCGCTATTGTCACAATGCCTTGTGCTACTGTACTCTGCATAAATGGAGTGTtccattaaagaaaaaaaaagagagaatattAATGAAACAGAAGAAATAATTACGTTTGCCAAGTTTAAGGATTGATCTGatacacaaaagaaaacaaacaagatATATGCATACCTCCTTGATTCCCACACACAAGAGCCCTGTAACAATAAATACTAGAATTGCTGCACATGGGTCAACCACAAGACCAAGTGCAGGAATATGCTGCCGGGCTATAATAGCAGGCAGACTGTCCTCTCCTCCAAAAAGCAATGCcttcagaaagaaaaacaaacccATTTAAGGATAGATGTCCCAACTTCTCTTAAGAGATTGTCAGAGTATGCAGGAagatctttttttatttgagcGGACATTATAATCTTTCTTGCAGAATACATAAGTAGATATTTTTAAAAACTGTACCAAATTAGGTGATATGCCCCGAGCAACAGCTGAGCCACCGATTGTATATTCTAGAATCAAAGCCCAACCAACTAACCAAGCGACACTGCAAACAATGATAGTTTTAATATCACTAACTGACGtacaagaaaattttcaatgtaaTTAGTTTGGTACAACTGTGCAAGCATGTATTGTTGAATAAGCATGATAACGTAActctcccttttcttttccaattgCTATGCTCAACACTTTAATGACAAAGAAGGAATGAGAAATTACCCTTCTCcaatgcatatatatgtatagtgATAGGCACTCCCTGCAGAAGGGCACCGACTTGCAAGTTCAGCATAACAAAATGCAGAAAGGGCTGCCGCAATTCCAGCTATTAGAAAGGAAATTGCTAGTGCTGGTCCAGAATGCTCTCTAGCAACTGTTCCAACAAGAATATAGACTCCTGCTCCAATCGTTGAGCCAACCCCTAATCAAAGTGCATGATAACCTACGGTTAATTATatgagaaagacaaaataattcatgataaaaaaaaaaacagaagtaGCCTGTTTCATTATTTCAGTACCGAAATGTGCTGTATGTAGAAAATAAGAAACCATCAGGTAGAAACTAGTAAGAATATTAATCGACAATATTATTATGCAAAGGGTTAGTAGTAAGTAATTCTTCAATAACGGGTGCACAGCTACAAGGAGAATCTTCATACCATAAACCTGAAATTTAAAGTGAGGCACCGAACACACGAAGATAAAATCTCAACAGATTATATGACTGATTAGAAATGCTTATGAATTGGCTAAATGTGTATTCTAACAACCAAAAGCGTTTTTTACTAtaattgataaaaattaaaattaaaaaattaaaagctcTTCTAGGTCCTAAAAGTGCTTTATGAAGCAGTTCATGTTGGGCTCACAAGTGCTTTTAAACgactaaaagcgcttttaaataaaatgattttGGAACCAAACCTTAGTTAAAATGCAAATTAATTTTGGAAAACACTTGAACTGCTTCTAGCAAGAAGCACATAAAGCACTTCTAGGTCCTAAAACTGCTTTTCCATGAAGCACttgtatttttaataaaaatttctacAAGTTCATATGAAATAATACTTCTAGCAGAGGCAATTAAGACCAGAAGTATTTCCTACAAAAGCAATCTCAAACATGCCCTATGTAGATAAAAAGTCATAAAGTTGAGACGAAAATATATAACTGCAAGATGAAAATTCAGACAAAATTACATGAATATAGCAGACAACCAAATATTCCATCAGCATCATCATCTTATCTAAAATTACAAACCAGATATCAAAATATatgattgaaaaaaataagaggGGAAAAGCAACAAGCTTTTACCAATTGCAACAAGATGGGGAACAGTCAACTCCTTGGCCAATTGATGACCCCCTGACTTCACATGAACAGAATCCACCTGTTTCCGCCTTATCAAACTATGCCGGCCGCCCCATGAACCGCCGTTTCTTCCACTTCCTCCGCCGCCCCCTTCCCCTTTTGAATCAATCAATAAACCcatcaaacaaacaccacaAAAAACCCAATTTCCTCCCAGAAAGCTCCAAACTTTGATCCTCCCACActgatttttctaattttccttGTCCAAACCAAAGATTACGAGCTGGGTTTTTCTGTTTCGATTGGTATTTCGATCCTAAAGGGCTAATTCTACAGTTTAATctgaaatttgagaaaaaaaattgaaaatttatgtaCAGTAAAATTCAACCTGCCAGCACACTCCCGGATGCATAATATATAATACAGATTTCTGAAAGCCTTGCACCGAAAGGGAAGCTGGCAGATTAAGGAAAGAAAGGGAGGAtttcttccctttttatttctctCTGGGTGTGTTGGTCTGTTTGTCGATGATATCACAAAAGTTGCtgtttttttctaattttatatttctttttttggttacCATAGGGGATTGAATCGGTCCAAATAAACAGGAATTTGGGTATTCATTCATTCTTGGTTCTACAATCCTATtggatatgaaaaaaaaaaggtggattAATGTGTGCAGGGGACACGTATTCTATTTGGAGAgcgatttttatttttctttgaggaTTTATTAGGAAAAATTACACGTAAAATatacttttaatacttaatttctactaattaataaaacattatttttcaatcaaaattctatgaaattatTAGTTTAACATTCTAATTAAagcagaacatgaataagaaatatggaacagaaatgtaatttcacacatctaaattttacgttttttttaagTCTTACCTGATCCTAATAtatctctaattataaaaaataaaaaaataaaaatttctcactcccacattctttatctctcccttcctctctccttctattttaaaaataaaaataataaaaaatttcacacactttgtgtgtgcccatatgttAGTTTCAGGCCCTTTAAGGAAAGAGATTCTTATTTCCTCTTGATcattagatttgactttaatgaaattatatggttgagattaaataatatgacacagaatttcattaaaacctaatctaacggttaaaaaaatttcctttttttttttaaataaaaatctcCTCTCTTAAAGGTTTCctgttaattttaaattaagataacactttgtaattttcaaagAGAGACAACTTTTTTGACACATATTTGATGACATCATGAATATTATTTCAACTAACGAAATTACCCCTCCAGGCAGGCTGCACTTTACTTTCATGCTTACCACGTGGAATCACTCATATTCCTAAAAGTAAGCAGCCATTCACATTTTTCATCTCCCTAATTGGTGTCAATCCTTCAATCATTGctcttcaaaattcaaaattttcaaacgcaGATACCTCTTTAACCTGCCCACCCAAACCGAAAACTAATTGTGCTGGGTGAGTCGAAGTAACAAATTGTTCACTCGGTGATGGATTGGTCGAATGATGATGACTCGAGCATAATTT from Pyrus communis chromosome 9, drPyrComm1.1, whole genome shotgun sequence harbors:
- the LOC137744228 gene encoding uncharacterized protein isoform X1, translating into MDEAQPPTPTPFLEVKCQSSGMTRRFAMGTEAGFAVSLINKKLGAGDPLALHIEAVKEGEEPISFGPSSALVDYGSGWRLQTVTQLDSPGFGGGEGVVRPMAMPVPDVTLQHDASTTSSGVAIDSLLDTTSEFITDEVFKSREELVNWIRVQGRSCGVGVVIKRSDAAGKNRLRRARINLCCEHSGYYTKKSNVDSDGQQAMSFSADIDHRKRKRPKATGTKKCGCPFLLKGVNVGPGDEWKLEVVCGVHNHPFGGGCLDGQSHVGTEEYVEFE
- the LOC137744227 gene encoding cationic amino acid transporter 2, vacuolar-like is translated as MGLLIDSKGEGGGGGSGRNGGSWGGRHSLIRRKQVDSVHVKSGGHQLAKELTVPHLVAIGVGSTIGAGVYILVGTVAREHSGPALAISFLIAGIAAALSAFCYAELASRCPSAGSAYHYTYICIGEGVAWLVGWALILEYTIGGSAVARGISPNLALLFGGEDSLPAIIARQHIPALGLVVDPCAAILVFIVTGLLCVGIKESTVAQGIVTIANVCAMIFVVVAGTYLGFKSGWTGYELPTGYFPFGVNGMLAGSATVFFAYIGFDSVASTAEEVKNPQRDLPLGIGAALSICCALYMLVSMVIVGLVPYYAMDPDTPISSAFASHGMQWAAYVITVGAVTALCSTLMGSILPQPRILMAMSRDGLLPPFFADISKKTQVPVKSTIATGICCAVLAFFMDVSQLAGMVSVGTLVAFTMVAISVLIVRYVPPDELPMPSSLRESIDSVWLRHGRNSQEINVEDPKTSVTKPLLEEVNITVELPLIKKQLPLINYTLSEAKRRKIAGWTIMFTCVGVLLLTYSASDLAIPSFLRYTFCGGGGILLLLGLIVLTCIDQDDARHTFGHTGGFLCPFVPLLPIICILINVYLLINLGADTWARVAVWLLIGVVVYVFYGRSHSSLEDAVYVPVAHADEIFRSSETYVA